The genomic window GGGGACCGCCCGCACCTCCCTGAGCCGACCCTCCCGATCGTAGCGGAACTCCTCGGTACTCGTCCCCCCATCCACCCCCTCCCGCACCCTCCGCACCACCCGCGCACCCTCATACTCGTACCGCACCCGCTCGGAGAACTCCCCCTCCCGATAGAATTCCTCCTCGAGGAGGCGCCCCCCCTCGTCGTACCGCGAGACCCGGGAGAGCACCCCGTCCCCCCACACCTTCACCTGCGAAGGCACACCCTCCCTATGCCACACGATCTCCCAGCGCCGCACCTCCTCCCCCTCTCGGAAGAGCACCCGTACCTGACGACCCTCCCCATCCTCCACCATCAGCACGTACTCGTAACGACCTCGGTCGAACTCCTCGATGGGGACGAGCGCCTGCCCCATCTCGTTCGAAGAGAACCACAGAGGCGAAGCGAGCAACGACCATCCCACACCCCACAGGAGCCATCGGTACGCACGCATCCCTACCCCTCCACCAGTCGGGAGAGATACTCCTCGACGTCGAAAGGCCTGAGATCCTCCAGCCCCTCACCCGTTCCCACGAACACGGCGGGGATCTCCAGCCTTCGGGAGATCGGGACCAGCACCCCACCCTTCGCCGCGCCGTCGTACTTGGCGAGCACCAGCCCGTCCAGACCCACCGTCTCCTGGAACACCTCCGCCTGTCTGAAGGCATTCTGACCGGTGGAGGCATCGACCACCAGGAGCCGCCGGTAGTCGGCATCCGCCGCCTTGGAACGGATCACCCGATCCACCTTCGCCAGCTCATCCATGAGCGACGCCCGGTTGTGGAACCGTCCGGCCGTATCGGCCAACACCACCCCTCCCCCCCTCCGCTCCACACTCTGAATCGCATCGAAGATCACCGCAGCCGGATCCGCCCCCGGCTGCTGGGCCACCACCCGGACCCCCAGACGCTCGCCCCACACCCTGAGCTGGTCGATAGCCCCCGCCCGGAACGTATCCCCCGCCGCAAGCACCACATCATCCCTCCCCCACGTGGACCGTATGAAATGGGCGAACTTCGCGATCGTAGTCGTCTTACCCACCCCGTTGACACCCACGAAGAGAAACACCACCGTACCAGAATCGGGAAGGGAGAAGTCCCCGGCCCTCACATACCGCCGGAGCACGTCCTTTATCACCTCGCGGACCCCCTCCACATCCACCACCCCTTCCTTCTTCGCCCTCCTCTGCACTTCCTCCACCACCTCAAAGGCGGTCTCGGCTCCGAGATCGGCCTCGATGAGAAGGTCCTCGAACTCCTCCCAGAAGGCCTCATCGAAACGGGCCCCTCCCCACAACGATCTGAGACGATCCATGAGCCATGCCATAGCTACTCCTTCCTCATTCAGGCACCCTCTCGAGGGCGCGGAGATAGTCGCCGAATGCCAGTACGGCCTGGACGAACAGGGACACGTTCAAAACCACCCCCGCATAGTAGCACCCCGCTGCCACATCCATACGCTCGAGGTAGTCGTCAGCATTCGCCGCCCCCCTCGAGAGGGCAAGCTCGGCCGCCTCGTAGGAATCCGCCCACCACCCGTAGCTCAAGACGGTGAGAGGCACCGACATGAAAAACAGACCGAACCAGGTGTAGAACCGCTCCCGTTTCACCCGCACACGCTCCTTGAGATCGATACCCACCGGAGAAAGGACCCACTCCACCGCATCACCCTCGATGGAAGCCACGGGCGCCCTCACCGGCAGGTACCCTTCCTTCCTCACCTCGAGGACACCCACCCCACCCCTCATCCGCACCTCACACGGCGAAGCGCCCTGATACACCCCGTCCAGATAGACCGAAGCCCCTCCGGGCACGGTGGAGACCTGAACGAGACGCTCCGGCACCTCCCTTATCGGCACCTCGACGACACGCTCCTCTCCCTCCCCGATCGTGACCACTGCCTCCCAGGGCTCCACCCCCCTCCCGCGCACCTCCACGCGGTGTTCCCCCGGGAGCAAGCGACCGACTTCCACCCGACCCATACCCGCCACCTCCCCGTCCACGAACACCTGGACCCCCTCCGGCACCTCCACCACGAGGCGTGCGGGGCGCACACCCAGAAGGTGCGGCGCCAGATCGTCCGCCGCCTTCCGCACCACGTCCACGAGCTCGTCCACGCCCCCCACATACCTCCCCTCCCACAGGACATCCGGACCGTACCGCCACTTCAACACGAGGTGCACGACCAGATACCCCTCCGCCACCCGTCCTTCCCCACGCACCACCAGATCCACACCCGCCTTCTCCATCCGTTCCTCGAGCGTCCTCCCCTCCGGAAGGAACGGAAGCCCCGCGTCATCCCGATAGACCTCCACCGGCACCCGATCCACCGCGACATCCGGAAGTCGACCTATCCGTGCGATGCGCCGATCCAGCTCGCGGATCTCCTTCTTCTTCGAAGCGAGCGTCTCCCACCGCACGAGAGGATCGGGATCGAAAAGGATCTCGTCCCGCTCGGCCACCTTCTTCACCCGTTCCGCGAGGAGCCTCCGTATGAGCAGATCCCTCTGATACGCGCTGTAGGCCCGGAGCTCGGCCGATGAGAACAGGTGCGCCCTCACCCCCTCCAGCTCCTGCGCGAGGAGCTGCGGGATCACGGTACCCAAGGTCCCGGTGTCTCCCTCCACCTCGAGGGGGAGGAAGCCGAGGACCCATGATTCGGGGAGGGGAATGACGTCCTCGGCCACGAGGCCCGAAGCCACCCCGCCGGCCAGGAGCACACCTACCAGCAGGACCCGTGCCTTCATACCCGCCTCACGTCTGTACCGCCTCCTGACGCTCCTTCCACTGCTGGAGGAGGTAGGCCTCTATGAACATATCGAGATCGCCGTCCATCACCGCCTGGATGTTTCCCGTCTCCACCCTCGTCCTGAGATCCTTCACCATGGTATAGGGCTGGAAGACATAGGAGCGGATCTGGTTCCCCCAGGAGATGTCCTTCTTCTCTATGGCCTTCTTCTCCTGTTCCTCCTCCCGAAGCTGCTGATAGTACTCGTAGAGCCGGGAACGGAGCATCCGCATCGCGATCTCGCGGTTCTTGTGCTGACTCCGCTCGTTCTGACACTGCACCACGATTCCGGTGGGCAGGTGGGTGATGCGCACGGCGGACTCGGTCTTGTTCACGTGCTGACCGCCGGCCCCCTGTGAACGATAGGTATCGATCCTCAGGTCTTCGGGGCGTATGTCCACCTCTATGTCGTCTTCGATGATGGGCGACACATACACCGAAGCGAACGAGGTATGGCGCCTCCCGCTCGCATCGAACGGGGAGATCCTCACGAGGCGGTGGACCCCCGCCTCGCCCTTGAGGTAGCCGAAGGCGTAGTCCCCCTTCACCTCCACGGTCACCGACTTGATCCCCCCCTCGTCCTCCACCATGTCGACGATCTGGGTGGAGAAACCCTTCCGCTCGAGCCACCGGAGGTACATCCGAAGGAGCATGGAGGCCCAGTCGCATGCCTCCATCCCCCCGGCTCCTGCATGGATGGTGAGGTACGCATCCTTCTGATCGTACTCCTCGTTCAAGAGCTCCCTGAGCCTGAGCTCCCGAAACTTCCGCTCGGCCTCCGCGAGCTGCTGCCTCAACTCCTCCTCCTGCGAGGGATCGTTCTCCTCGGCGGCGAGGTCGTAGAGGGTATGGATGTCCTCCACCTCTTGCACGAGCGAGGCCCACCCCTCATAGCGGACCTTCAGCCGTCGGAGACGGGAGAGCACCTCTTCGGCGTGTTTCCTGTCGTTCCACAAATCGGGACGTCCGGTCTCCTCCTCGAGCCGGGAGATCTGCTCCTTTATGCTCGAGTTCTCAAAGATACCTCCAGGTTTCTTTGACTTTCGCCTCAAGATCCTCGATCGCAGGCCTGAGTTCTTCCAGCATATGCACCTCTCCTTCGTATGATCGTCCCACAGTATACCTGTTCACCGAATGGGTTTCAATAAAAGGAAGCCCGTCCGGTTCACACAGAAACAGGGCCGCCGAAAGGCGGCCCCGTCGTTCCTCTTCGATCCAAGGCATCGAAGCTCACCTGATCTCCACATGCCCCCATGGGACCGAACTCCGGTAGTGGATGTACCAGTAGCCGTCGGCTGCAGCCGGGATCTGATGCTGTGCCACCCACACGTTGGTATAGTCACTCCCGTTGATCTCGAGGAGGTCCAGGTTCCAGGAGTTCACGTACCTGCTCCAATTGGTGGTGGTGGAGAAGCCGTTCGTCTTCCAGTAGTACTCACCCGCCCCGTCATAGGTGAAGGGCAGACTGATCTCGGTATACTCGCCCGAACCAGGAGTAGCGGTCGGTGTGGGGCTGGATGTGGGCGTAGACGTCGGTGTGGGAGTCGGAGTCGGTGTGGACGTGGGCGTGGGAGAGGATCCTCCCCCGGAGAGGGCGGTGGTCCTGAACCACTCGCCCCACGAGGTGGGGTCGGCCGGATCCCAGTTGTACACCATGTCGAGGTATTCGACCCCGCCGCCGTTGCCGCACCACGACCAGCCCCAGTAGCCTATGCCGTACTGGCGGGCATAGCTCACGATGGCCTCCTCGTTCGGATCCCCATCGGAGTGCATGTAGCCGAACTCTCCCACGATGAGCGGCAGCCCCATATCGGCGAAGGCCTGGAAATAGTCCTGCACCTCCTGGGCGGTGTCGTATACGCCGTACATGTGTACGGAGAAGACGAGGTTCTGTTGTGGATCGGCCGCGTACACCTGAGGGGCGTTGTCCCTCATGGTGAAGGACCAGTCCTGACCCCAGTTGGGCGCATCCACCACGATAGTGTGCTGGAACCCCGCATTCCGCAAGGCCTGGACGGCATCGATGGTGTCCTGCACCCAGTTCTGGTAGTTGTTATTCCCATATGGTTCGTTCCCTATGTTGAGGAGCACGAAGTCCTCCTCTCCCGTGAGCACGGCCTGTATCTCCCGCCAGTAGGAGACCGCCTGTGCGAGCGAACAGGCGGCCCCATCCTCGCCGTACCCGGTGGTGTCGTGGACCTCCAGCATGATGGCGGAGAACCCGAGACCCTTCGCGGTCTCGATGATCGTCGCGACACTCGCGGCGTCGTCCTTGGTCCATCTGTACCCGTTGCTGAGGACCACCCGTACGGAATTCGCCCCCCATGATCGAATCCCGGTGAGCGCACTCTCGAGTCTGTCCTTGTACCAGGTATGCGCGTGGTTGATCCCCCGGAGCGTACCGGTGCTCACCGAGCGGGGAGCCGCCCTGGAGGAGACTTCGGCGGAGGGTGTCGAGAGCGAGCACCCCACCGTGAAGAGGAGCACGGCGGTCAGCAGGGTGAGAAATCGGTTTAATCGTTTCATAGAAACCTCCCGGAAAGAAAGTCATGACATCCCAAAGGATGTTTCCACGTATAATCTTACATCCTCCACCATCCCCTGTCAAATTCATTTATCTTTTGAAAGTCGGAATGAAATCGGTATCGCCATCCGGGGTGGATCCCACCACCGTGGAGTCGCCCTCCATGGGAACGGGACCGGCACATCAGGGGACAGGTCCTACAGATTACGGAGGATTCTTCCGATGGGACTAGAGAAGATGCGAAACCTGGTCCACGTACTGTGTGCGGTTCTGATCCTTGTCCCCGTCTCCGCACAGGAGAGACTTCTGTATCCCTCGTTCCTCAAAGTGGCGGTGAAGGAGAACGAGGTGAAACTCACGTGGCGGGATGTCGACGAGATATCGGGAGAAAGATACCGTATCTACCGGCACGGTTACCAGATAAACGACCAGACCTTCGAAGGGGCCGTACTCGCAGGAGAGGTGGACGAAGGCGTACAATTCTTCCTCGACACGCCTCAACCGGGAGGGGACTACTACTATGCGGTCCTGGCGATCGATCGGGAGGGGAGAGAACACAGGGTGTTCATTCCCTTCCGGAACACCACCGTCTCACCCGTCTCCATCAGCGCCGAGGCACTCCCCTCAACGGCCGAAGTCCTCTCCCTCTCCGGACGGGTGGAGGGATCGACTATCGTACTCACGTTCAGGTCATCACGTGAGGACCGCACCCTCGTCATCTACCGCCATACCCGCCCCTTCACCTCCCCTGCGGATCTGCGGGAAGCCGTTCCGGTCGATCGTGTGCCGAGCTCGGAGACCTCGTACCTCGACCAACCCGTCCCGGGGATTCCGTACTACTATGCGGTGGTGGATTCCCTGGAGGTGGAGCGAGGAGCGACGGTCTTCGTGGCAGGGAAGAACACTACAGGGAGCCCGCTGGAGATCCCCCTGGAAAAGGCCGTCATGAGCCTGCCCGAACCACCAGCCAGGTCCCTCAGGGAGGCGCCCCTTCCCTATCTTGCACCCGGCACGGGCTCATCGGCTCGGAGCGTGCTCCCTCAGAGGCGGGTCCCCCTCACCCTCTCCACGCGGAAGTCGCTGGAGCAGATGCTCTCCTCGCTCCCACCCCCGACTCGAGTTCCCCCATCACCGGAGCTGCTCCCGGAGGAGGCGGGCGGATCGCCCGAGACAGCCATCGAGGCCGCGCTCAAGTCCATCGCGGCAGACCTCTCCTCCCCACAGACATGGGCCGCATCCGAACAGGCGCTCCTCAACCTCCTCTCCCTCACCGAGTCATCGGAGCTGGAAGCCCGGATCTTCTTCTATCTCGGCCAGTTACTCTTCTTCCAGGGAAAGAAGGAACAGGCGGTCTTGAGCTTTCTCATGGCCCGCGATACCTACTACGTCGAAACCACGAGGTGGCTCAGGAGGATACTCAGCCCTTGACCGCAGGCGAGATGGCTATCTCGAAGGTGTACTCGGAAGTGTGAGGAAGGATGTCCACGAGGGGAAGGAGGGCGATCCCCTGAAGTACGGTCTCCCCCGCCTTTTTCCCCGCCGTGAGCACCGGATAGTGCCAGAGCGGCACCTCCTTGTCGAACGAGACCAGACACCTCGAGCCGTTCTTCCCTTCCGGGAGGAAGAGCACCTTCTCGGCACGCTCCTTCCCCGCTTCGAGGAACGAGGCGTCCCGGGGCCCACCCCCTCCTTCCTTCAGATAGCGCATCTTGCGGGGCACCTGTGGGGGGAAGGAGAGGTTGATCTCGGGGACGAACCTCAGAGGATGTGGAGGTTGCCCCTCGAATACGAGGTGGTAGCGCACCCGCAGGGTCTCGGGTCCGAAGAGATAGCGCTTCGATAGGTGGACGCCGGTCTGACGTCTCCCCTGACGGACGACCCCTTCGTGCGAGAGTGTGATGTCGAGGACGTCCCTGGTGTAGTGGTCCACGGTGTAGTGTGCTCCCGAGAAATCGGCGACCACGAGGACGGTTCCCCGTATGCACTGCTCCAGGGTCACCCCTTCCTCGTAGAATCGGTCGACGAACAGGAGCCGTGGCTCCTTGTCCTCCCCGGAAAGGGAGGTCCCCTCCAGCTTGAGGAAGGGGTACCGGCCGCACGTGGCCAGGAGGTTCCACTCCTCTTCCAGGATGTCGAGCTCGAAGACCGCCCCTCCCTTGGTGGAGAGGTAGGCGTTGTACCGTTCCCCCTGGAAGAGGTACTCGGGATACCCATCGAAGGTGAAGTCGGTCTTCACCACGGATGGATAGAAGATGCCCTTCTCCCTGGTGTTCTTCTCGGCCTGGATGAGGGCCCTGTAGGCGGCATGCCGCAGCCAGGGACAGGCCACCCCACCGTCTCCGGAGACGATACTGTACGCCGCCCCGGTCTGTCCCCGGTAGAGGTCCTCGCGGGCGGTCTTCTTCCTCGACCTGTCACCCCTCAGTTGACGCACCAGACTCTGGACGTACTGCATCTTCGCATAGAGGAGATGGGGTTCTTCGATCCTCGAGACCTCCTGACGCACGTAGAAATGTTCGGAGTTCCCCTCCGGAGAAAGGATGAGTGGAGGGAGGTGTATCCTCCGGGTCGGCACGATCTCCCGCACCACGTCGCGGGGAAGTCGGAGATCGAGCTCGCCGTAACGTGTCTTCAGAAGCGAAAACAGTTCGGTCCACCATGCGAGCACCGCCTCCTGACGTGAAGGAGAGAGGGTGCTCCACGAGGCGAAATCCTCCATGAGGACAAGCACCCCCTGATCCCGAAGCGGAAGATCCAGGAGGCCCTCGAAGAACTCCCGCGGAGACCCCTGGTAGAGGGTACTCTTGAGACGGGTACTCACAGGGAGGAGACAGAGGGTCTTGCCGTCGTGTTCGGTGATGTAGTGCTGGAAGGCGGCCTGGGTGCCCATGCGGATGCCCGCATGGGAGAGGTGGACGTCCGGGAGGAGGACGTACTCCATTCCCGCCGTGGCCAGGGTGGAGGCGAGATCCGGAGACCAGATACCGAAGGGCAAATAGCACCCACGCGGGCGTTTGCCGAACTCCTGACGCAGGTAGGTGGTGAGGAGCTCCACTTGGCCTATGCGATCGGGTTTCGAGATGAGGGGGAAGAGGGGCTCGTAGAACCCTCCTCCCAAGATCTCCACCTGTTTCCTCTCACAGAGTTCCTTCATGACATCGAAGAAGGCACCATTGTGACTCCTCAGCATCTCGAGGAGGGCGCCCCCCATGTAGATAGAGACCGGGATCTGCGGTGTATGATAGATGAGAGAGACGAGAGGTTTTATAAGGGACTTGTAGAACGAGGCAACTTCCCTGCTGTCCTTCCCATAGGGGAGAGACAGCACAAATCCTATACTGCATTGCACATTTTTCATTACGAGAGCGTACTCCTTTTACGCACGACTTCCCTCCCCTGATATACCACTTTTCCTTTGTGTCAGTATAGCGCACCTCGGCGACATTGAAAAGCTTTTATTCGAAGCAGAGGAGGCATCCTAATAGGGAGGTCCCTCCATGGTCAATGGAGCCCCTCCTTCCTTTGACAAAACCGGGCAAATCTGAAATGATTCGGTATGCCTCAGAATCGAGTGGAGCGCGTCTTCGTAGAAAAGAGACCGGAGTACGATGTGAGGGCCCGTCACCTCTTCGAGGACCTGGTCACCACCCTCCACATTCGATCTCTCACAGGACTCAGGGTGATCCATCGATACGACGTAGAAGGGGTCTCGCCCGAGACCTTCGAGCGGGCGCTCACCGGTATCTTCGCCGAGCCTCCGGTGGATCTCGTCTACCGGGAGGAACTCCCCGTCACGGGAGGATGGACGCTCCCGGTGGAACTCCTTCCGGGACAGTACGATCAACGGGCCGATTCCGCGGTGCAATGCCTCAGGCTCCTCGAGCCAGAGGCGACACCGACGGTGAGGTACGCCACGGTCTACGTCTTCGAAGGGGAGCTCTCACAGGCAGAAAAGGAAAGGATCCGCTCATACCTCATCAACCCCACCGATTCCCGGGAGGCGCGGCTGGAGAAGCCCTCCCACCTCTTCGAGCCCGTTCCGGATCCACCGGCACACATCCCGACGATAGAGGGGTTCATCTCGGCGAACGAGGAGGACCTCCTCCACCTCAGGAAGGAGATGGGTCTTGCCATGGATCTGGCCGATCTCCTCCACTGTCAGCGGTTCTTCAAGGAGACCGCCGAGCGGAACCCCACCGAGACCGAGATCCGGCTCCTTGACACCTACTGGTCCGACCACTGTCGTCACACCACGTTTCTCACGGAGATCGCCCATCTCGAGATACCTCAGGGGCCCTATGCCCCCCTCTATCAGGCGAGTTACAGCACCTACCATGCCCTCAGGAGCGAGGTCTACGGGAGCTCCCTCCCCCCCGAAACCCTCATGGATATGGCAACCATAGGGATGAAGTATCTGAGGAAGACAGGTGCCCTCGCCGATCTGGACGAATCGCCCGAGGTGAACGCATGCAGCATCAGGATAAAGGTGTCCACGGATGGGGGTGAGGAGGACTGGCTCCTCATGTTCAAGAACGAGACCCACAACCACCCGACCGAGATAGAACCGTTCGGAGGGGCCGCCACCTGCCTCGGCGGTGCGATAAGGGACCCGCTCTCGGGCCGTGCCTATGTATACCAGGCCATGCGGGTCACGGGGAGCGGGGATCCCCACAGTCCGATCGAGGAGACCCTCCCGGGAAAGCTGCCTCAGATCAAGATCACCAGGGAAGCAGCGAGGGGCTACAGTTCCTACGGAAACCAGGTGGGGCTCGCCACGGGTCAGGTGGTCGAACTCTACCATCCCGGGTATGTGGCGAAGCGCATGGAGATCGGTGCGGTACTGGGAGCGGTGAGGGCGGAGCACGTGCGGCGTGAGGAGCCCGCTCCGGGAGACGTGGTGATCCTCGTAGGGGGAAGGACAGGCCGCGATGGGATAGGGGGTGCGACCGGTTCTTCCAAGGCCCACGACGAGAAGGCTATAGAGAAGGCGGGAACCGAGGTCCAGAAGGGGAACCCTCCTGTCGAGCGTCACCTCCAGCGTCTTTTCCGTCGGCCCGAGGCGTTGCGGCTCATCAAGCGATGCAATGACATGGGAGCGGGAGGCGTGAGCGTTTCCATCGGGGAGATCGCCCCGAGCGTGGACATCTTCCTCGACAGGGTGCCCAAGAAATACGCAGGGCTCACCGCCACGGAGCTGGCCTTGAGCGAGTCCCAGGAGCGGATGGCGGTGGTCACCTCCCGGGAGGACGCAGAGGCCTTCATCCGTTATGCCGACGAGGAGAACCTGGAGGCGACGGTGGTGGCGGAGGTCACCGATTCGGGGCGGCTCCGCATGTTCTGGAAGGGGCTCACCGCCGTGGACCTTCCCCGCTCCTTTCTCGCTACCAACGGTGCCCGCCGCAATACCATGGTGGAGCTCCCCGATCCACGACCCGAGTCCTCTCCCCTCACGTTCACCTGTACCGAAGGAGAGGAGGGTTCCATCCTCGAGGCGTGGAAGCTCCGCATGGGACGCCTCCAGAGCGCTTCCCAGAAGGGACTCCAGATCCTCTTCGACAGCTCGATCGGCGCCGGCACCGTGCTCTCGCCGTACGGGGGGGCGCACGAAGACACGCCCGTGGACGCCATGGTGAGCCTCATTCCGGTGCCGGGACGGGACGTGCGCACCGCGAGCATCATGGCCTTCGGGTTCAACCCCGAGATCGGATCCTGGAGCCCCTACCACGGCGCCTTCTATGCCGTGGTGGAGTCGGTCTGCAAGGTGGCGGCCACGGGCGGCTACTGGCGGAACGTGCGGCTCTCCTTCCAGGAGTACTTCCCCAGGCCGGGAAGCGATCCGACCCGATGGGGACTGCCGGCGGCAGCCCTCCTCGGCGCCATCCATGCACAGATGAGCCTGGGGATCCCCTCCATTGGGGGGAAGGATAGCATGTCCGGCACCTACAAGGACCTGGACGTACCCCCCACACTCGTCTCCTTTGCGGTGACCACGGCCCCGGTGGATCGCGTGATCTCCCCCGAGCTCAAACGGGAGGGGAGCAAGATCTACCTCATCCACACCCCCACGGGCGACTACGACCTTCCCGACATCACGGCACTGATGGAAAACCTGGAGTTCCTCGCACAGCGGATCGGGGAAGGGGTGGTCATCTCGGCCACTGCGCTCCGTGTCGACGGGATCGCGGGGGGGCTCACCCGCATGACAGTGGGCAACAGGTTGGGATGCGTATTCGTCTCCGAGCCTCGACGAGAGGACCTCTTCTGCCCGCGCTATGGAAGTTTCCTCGTTGAAGTACCGGTCGATGTGCCCCACGCGCCCTTCGAGCGGCATCCCCATGCTTCATGCATCGCGGTCACGGGCGGGGATGCCGTGGTGATAGGCCGGGAACGGCTCTCCCTCGAGGAGCTCCTCGCCGTGTGGACGAGGCCCCTGGAGGATGTCTTCCCTCCTCACGAGAGGGAAAAGGGCCGAAGCTTCCCCTTCCACACCGTGGAGAAGGAAACCACCCGGAGGCGGGCCTCCCGCCCGAAGGTCGCCCGTCCGAGGGTGTGCATACCGGTATTCCCCGGGACCAACTGCGAGTACGATTCGGCCGAGGCCTTCAGGCGTGCGGGCGCCGAGGTGGACGTGCTCGTCTTCAGGAATCTGACGCCCACCCACATCCACGAATCGCTCGAGGCCCTCGCCCGGAGCATCAGGAACGCCCAGATCCTCATGATCCCCGGCGGCTTCAGTGCAGGGGACGAACCGGAAGGCTCCGGGAAGTACATCGCCACGGTCTTCAGAAACGCCGTGGTGCGCGACGCCCTCGAGGATCTCATCCATCACCGGGACGGCCTCGTCCTGGGTATCTGCAACGGGTTCCAGGCCCTCATCAAGCTGGGACTCGTCCCCTACGGTGAGATCCGTGACCTTGCGGAGGAGTCCCCCATCCTCACCTACAACACCTCCGGCCACCATGTAGCCCGATACGTCCGCACGCGTCTCGTCTCCCGCCTCTCCCCGTGGTTCCTCAAGGAGGAGCCGGGAGCCGTCCACGTGCTCCCGGTCTCCCATACCGAAGGAAGGTTCGTCGCGCGCGAAGAGGAGGCACGCCGTCTCCTCGAGCAAGGCCAGGTGGCGACCCAGTACGTGGATCCGGAGGGGAATCCCACCATGGACCCTCGATACAATCCCAATGGATCCGTCCTCGCCGTGGAGGGCCTCACGAGCCCCGACGGTCGCATCCTCGGCAAGATGGCCCACTCCGAACGAATACGGCCCGGAGTGGGGAAGAACATACCCGGCCACAAGGAAGAGCGCATCTTCGAGAGCGGGGTGGCCTATTTCCTGTGATCCCCGCCCAAAACCCACCCCAGGAGGAGAGACGGATGAAAGTCGCGATTCTCATGGGAAGCGCCTCTGACAAGGAGAAGATGAGGGGGGCGGCGAAGGCCCTCAACCTCTTCGGTGTGCCCTATGAGGCCAGGATCATCTCGGCCCACCGGGCGCCGGAGCTGTTGGAGCGGGAGGCGGCCCGTCTCGAGCGGGAAGGAGTGGAATGCTTCATCGCCGGGGCGGGACTCGCCGCCCATCTTCCGGGGGTGCTCGCATCGAAGACCGTCGTCCCGGTGATCGGCGTCCCCCTGAACGGCGCCCTGGGCGGGCTCGATGCCCTCCTCTCCATCGTGCAGATGCCCAAGAACGTGCCGGTGGCCACCGTGGCCATCGACAACGCCTTCAACGCGGGGATCTTGGCGGTCCAGATACTCGCCCTCAAGTATCCGGAGCTCAGGGAACGCCTTATTGACTACCGGACGAAAATGAAGGCAGAATTCGAGGAGCAGAACTCGCCCGTCGACCTGGAGGCCCAGGAGTGAACCCGAGGGACGATCACCCGCACGAGGAATGCGGAGTATTCGGGATCCGCATGGAAGAGGGGGCGGCC from Spirochaeta thermophila DSM 6192 includes these protein-coding regions:
- the purE gene encoding 5-(carboxyamino)imidazole ribonucleotide mutase → MKVAILMGSASDKEKMRGAAKALNLFGVPYEARIISAHRAPELLEREAARLEREGVECFIAGAGLAAHLPGVLASKTVVPVIGVPLNGALGGLDALLSIVQMPKNVPVATVAIDNAFNAGILAVQILALKYPELRERLIDYRTKMKAEFEEQNSPVDLEAQE
- a CDS encoding phosphoribosylformylglycinamidine synthase yields the protein MPQNRVERVFVEKRPEYDVRARHLFEDLVTTLHIRSLTGLRVIHRYDVEGVSPETFERALTGIFAEPPVDLVYREELPVTGGWTLPVELLPGQYDQRADSAVQCLRLLEPEATPTVRYATVYVFEGELSQAEKERIRSYLINPTDSREARLEKPSHLFEPVPDPPAHIPTIEGFISANEEDLLHLRKEMGLAMDLADLLHCQRFFKETAERNPTETEIRLLDTYWSDHCRHTTFLTEIAHLEIPQGPYAPLYQASYSTYHALRSEVYGSSLPPETLMDMATIGMKYLRKTGALADLDESPEVNACSIRIKVSTDGGEEDWLLMFKNETHNHPTEIEPFGGAATCLGGAIRDPLSGRAYVYQAMRVTGSGDPHSPIEETLPGKLPQIKITREAARGYSSYGNQVGLATGQVVELYHPGYVAKRMEIGAVLGAVRAEHVRREEPAPGDVVILVGGRTGRDGIGGATGSSKAHDEKAIEKAGTEVQKGNPPVERHLQRLFRRPEALRLIKRCNDMGAGGVSVSIGEIAPSVDIFLDRVPKKYAGLTATELALSESQERMAVVTSREDAEAFIRYADEENLEATVVAEVTDSGRLRMFWKGLTAVDLPRSFLATNGARRNTMVELPDPRPESSPLTFTCTEGEEGSILEAWKLRMGRLQSASQKGLQILFDSSIGAGTVLSPYGGAHEDTPVDAMVSLIPVPGRDVRTASIMAFGFNPEIGSWSPYHGAFYAVVESVCKVAATGGYWRNVRLSFQEYFPRPGSDPTRWGLPAAALLGAIHAQMSLGIPSIGGKDSMSGTYKDLDVPPTLVSFAVTTAPVDRVISPELKREGSKIYLIHTPTGDYDLPDITALMENLEFLAQRIGEGVVISATALRVDGIAGGLTRMTVGNRLGCVFVSEPRREDLFCPRYGSFLVEVPVDVPHAPFERHPHASCIAVTGGDAVVIGRERLSLEELLAVWTRPLEDVFPPHEREKGRSFPFHTVEKETTRRRASRPKVARPRVCIPVFPGTNCEYDSAEAFRRAGAEVDVLVFRNLTPTHIHESLEALARSIRNAQILMIPGGFSAGDEPEGSGKYIATVFRNAVVRDALEDLIHHRDGLVLGICNGFQALIKLGLVPYGEIRDLAEESPILTYNTSGHHVARYVRTRLVSRLSPWFLKEEPGAVHVLPVSHTEGRFVAREEEARRLLEQGQVATQYVDPEGNPTMDPRYNPNGSVLAVEGLTSPDGRILGKMAHSERIRPGVGKNIPGHKEERIFESGVAYFL